The genomic DNA CGTCGATGACTACCATAGCGTTCTTCGGCAGGTTGCCAAACTAGGACTCGCAAGCGGTGCGATCTACGATGCACTGGCGCAGTGTGCACAAAAGGCATCCACGAACCGGATACTCACCTACAATGTTTCCGACTTCGAACGCTTTCGCCTTCCTGGCATCGCCGTGATGACGCCGTGACCCGGTGATGGTCACTTCTCGGTATCGTGCGGACTTCTCAACCGTATGGCGGGACGCAGGGTTGTTCTAACCGGCAAACAGGTCCAACTGCCGCTTCTCTCCAGGGCGGCGAAACGCGGCCGCCGACAGGGCCATGGATTTCCGGTTGAGCCCCAGCCGGCGGCAGGTGACCTGAAACAGTTCTCTGATCTGGCGGGCGTAGACACCGGTGCCCTTCATTCGCTCGTGAAACTCGGAGGAGTAGAGATTCCCTCCCCGTGTCTCCCGGATCCGGTTGAGGACCCGCTTCTTCCTGTCGGGATAGCACCGTTCCAACCAGGACTCGAAGAGATTCTTCACTCCATAGGGAAGCCGCAGCAGGATGTAAGATGCCGCGACGGCTCCCGCCTCGGAGGCCGCCTCCAGAATCGACGGAATCTCATGCTCCGTGAGACCGGGGATGACGGGCCCCACCATCACCCGGACCGGAATTCCCTGCTCCGATAGTTCTCGAACCGCCGCCAACCGGGCCGACGGTGTGGACGCCCGGGGCTCCATCGTCCTCTGAAGCTTGGCATCCAGTGTGGTGATCGACAGGTTTACCGACGCCGCGTCCTTCGCCGCCAGTTCCGAAAGCAGGTCGGCGTCCCGGGTCACCAGATGGTTCTTGGTGACGACGGCCGCCGGATTGCCGAACTCCACCAGGACTTCCAGACAAGCCCGGGTGATCCCCAAGCGGCGTTCCGCCGGCTGGTAGGCGTCGGTGACCCCGCTGATGGCGATGGTCTGGGGCTCCCATTTGGGGGATCTGAGTTCCTGCCGCAGCAACTGCGGGGCGTCTTCCTTGACCAGGATCCGGGTCTCGAAGTCCAGACCGGCCGAGAACCCCAGATACTCGTGGTAAGGACGTGCGTAGCAGTAGACGCATCCGTGCTCGCAGCCCCGGTAGGGGTTCACGCTGAATTCGAAACCCACGTCCGGGCTCTGGTTCCGGGCCAGGATGGTCCGGCTGGTGTCCTTGTAGAGACGGGTATCGGGGTGAGTCTCTTCATCTTCCCTGTCGGAAACGTAGTGGATCGGCTCGAAACGGTTGGCCGGATTCCCGGCGGCACCGCGGCCTCGAATGGGTGCGGAAGACATGGCCCGTTTCCATCCAGTCTGCTGAAGAGCGGCAACCATAATGACAGATCATTCTGTCACCCTTGCTCACGGAAAAAGGAGACAAAAATGAAACCCAACCGACTGCGCCAGAAGCTCGACGCCGGTGAGACCACGGTGTCCACCAACATTTACACCTCCTCGCCCGACGTGGTGGAGATGCTGGGACACGCCGGCACCATCGACTACGTGGAGTTCGAGGCCGAATACGTCCCCTACGACCTGCACTGGATGGACCACTTCGCCCGTGTCACGGAACTGTTCCCCCATCTGTCCGCCATGATCAAGATCGACCAGGAGCCGAGGACCTTCATGGCCGCCCGGGCGATCGGCGCCGGCATCCAGAACGTCCTCTTCGCCGACGTCCGAACGCCCGAGGAAGCCCGTCAGTGCGTCGCCGCCATGAAGGCCGAGACCCCGGGATCGGTGGGGCATCAGGGCTATGGAGACCGTCGCGTGGCCCGCTACTTCCTGGACGGTCCGGCCAACTACGTGAGCATTCTGGAGAACTCGGTCGTGGCCCTCATGATCGAGAAGAAATCGGCGGTGGACAACCTGGAGGCCATTCTGGATGTGGAGGGAATCGACATGGTCCAGTTCGGCGCCGCCGATTTCTCCCTGAACATCGGCAAGCCGGGGCAATGGGAGGATCCCGCAGTCACGGCGGCCAAGAACCGGGTGATCCGAACCTCCCTCAAAATGGGAGTTCAGCCGAAGGTCGGAATCCATTCACCCGAAGACGCCCGCCAATACCTGGACATGGGCGTGCGCCACTTCATCATGGGCGGCGACCTGGGGATCCTCTACTCCTTCTGGAAAGAAAAGGGCCAGAAGCTTCAGGACATCATCGCCGGACACTGACGGGCCAAGAGCCCGTGGCGGACATCCTGGCGCCGCCCGGTTACAGGCGCGGCCGTGGTCAGGAACGCTTCCTCGGCGCCAGGCTGAACGGTTTGCGCGCGAACAAGCGGCGCACCATCGGCTCGAAGAACTCCAGCGGCAGCGAATCGTAGTCGGGATCGAACGCGCACTGGTCCCAGCGGTGACAGAAGTCCACGGCGTCCCGATACCAGGGATGATCGCGGTACTTGTCGCGCGCGTTGCGGTTGCCGCCCACGTGGTGGGCGTAGTAGTAGAGCTGGAAAAGGCCGTGGTGCCGGACGATCCAGTACGTTCGCTCGGTCACGTAAGGGCGCAGCAGCAGCGCGGACAGCTCGCCGTGGCTGTGCGGGGCCAGCATGTCGTCGATGTCGTGCAGGAGCGCCGCCACCACCAGTTCCTCGTCCGCGTCGTCGCGGTAGGCGCGGGTCGCGGTCTGCAGAGAATGCTCCAGCCGGTCGACCTGGTAGCCGGCGAGCGAACCGGACAACTCGCGAAGATACGCCAACACCCGGTCCGCGGTGCCGGCGGCGAACTCCTTCTCGTGGCGCCCGAGCAACTCGTAATCCTCGCGGGTGCCGTCCGCCATACTCGTGAAGCTCACCGTGGGACCGCTCACCTGTGCCATTTTTTGCATGTTTGCCACTCTCCTGAGCAGGCTTCCTTTAGTTCCAGCGTGATTGAAGGCGCAGGGCCTTGTCAAGGACGCCTGCCCGGGCCCGCTGCTTGACAGGCGCAGGAAAAGCGCACCTAATGCCGGGAATCGTTCACGTGCGTTGGAGGCTCAACGCACGGATGCCCGGAGCCGTTGCTGCAGTGCATGTTCCGGGCCGGTCACAACGGATTGAGGGGATCGACCATGCATCAACCGATCAGCGTGGACCAGTCCGACAGGATCGTCCCGATCAACCTTCGCCAGAGCGGCCGCACGCCGACCGAGCTGCTCATTTCCACCCGGGTCCGGAAGTCCCCCTATTGGCATCTGTCGCATGAAGCGGGCTGCTGGCGGGCCACCGTGTACAACCGCATCTACCACCCCCGCGGCTACGTGCGGCCCGAGGACGGCGGCGCGGCGGCGGAGCACGAGGCGCTGACCCGGGACGTCACGCTGTGGAACGTCGCGGTGGAGCGGCAGATCCGCGTCAAGGGGCCGGATGCGGAACGGTTCACCGACTACGTGATCACCCGGGACGCGACGCGCATCGAGCCGATGCACGCGAAGTACGTCATCGTCTGCAACGAGAAGGGCGGCATTCTCAACGACCCGGTGCTGCTGCGGCTCTCCAGGGACGAGTTCTGGTTCTCGCTTGCCGATTCCGACCTCCTGTACTGGCTCCAGGGCGTGAACGTCGGGCTTCGGATGGAGGTG from Acidobacteriota bacterium includes the following:
- a CDS encoding aldolase/citrate lyase family protein, whose protein sequence is MKPNRLRQKLDAGETTVSTNIYTSSPDVVEMLGHAGTIDYVEFEAEYVPYDLHWMDHFARVTELFPHLSAMIKIDQEPRTFMAARAIGAGIQNVLFADVRTPEEARQCVAAMKAETPGSVGHQGYGDRRVARYFLDGPANYVSILENSVVALMIEKKSAVDNLEAILDVEGIDMVQFGAADFSLNIGKPGQWEDPAVTAAKNRVIRTSLKMGVQPKVGIHSPEDARQYLDMGVRHFIMGGDLGILYSFWKEKGQKLQDIIAGH
- a CDS encoding aminomethyl transferase family protein, yielding MHQPISVDQSDRIVPINLRQSGRTPTELLISTRVRKSPYWHLSHEAGCWRATVYNRIYHPRGYVRPEDGGAAAEHEALTRDVTLWNVAVERQIRVKGPDAERFTDYVITRDATRIEPMHAKYVIVCNEKGGILNDPVLLRLSRDEFWFSLADSDLLYWLQGVNVGLRMEVEIDEIDVCPLQIQGPKSLDLMTDLVGAGIRDIPYYGILEAQIAGCSVVVSQSGFSGEKGYEIYLRDATLHAEKLWRAVLDRGDRHQLMVIAPGHQRRIQAGILSWGQDIDHETSPFQCNLA
- a CDS encoding HD domain-containing protein, which encodes MQKMAQVSGPTVSFTSMADGTREDYELLGRHEKEFAAGTADRVLAYLRELSGSLAGYQVDRLEHSLQTATRAYRDDADEELVVAALLHDIDDMLAPHSHGELSALLLRPYVTERTYWIVRHHGLFQLYYYAHHVGGNRNARDKYRDHPWYRDAVDFCHRWDQCAFDPDYDSLPLEFFEPMVRRLFARKPFSLAPRKRS
- a CDS encoding PA0069 family radical SAM protein; translation: MSSAPIRGRGAAGNPANRFEPIHYVSDREDEETHPDTRLYKDTSRTILARNQSPDVGFEFSVNPYRGCEHGCVYCYARPYHEYLGFSAGLDFETRILVKEDAPQLLRQELRSPKWEPQTIAISGVTDAYQPAERRLGITRACLEVLVEFGNPAAVVTKNHLVTRDADLLSELAAKDAASVNLSITTLDAKLQRTMEPRASTPSARLAAVRELSEQGIPVRVMVGPVIPGLTEHEIPSILEAASEAGAVAASYILLRLPYGVKNLFESWLERCYPDRKKRVLNRIRETRGGNLYSSEFHERMKGTGVYARQIRELFQVTCRRLGLNRKSMALSAAAFRRPGEKRQLDLFAG